A stretch of Eubalaena glacialis isolate mEubGla1 chromosome 10, mEubGla1.1.hap2.+ XY, whole genome shotgun sequence DNA encodes these proteins:
- the LOC133099021 gene encoding metallothionein-1E, which translates to MDPKCSCPTGGSCSCAGSCTCKACRCTSCKKSCCSCCPVGCAKCAQGCVCKGASDKCSCCA; encoded by the coding sequence ATGGACCCCAAGTGCTCCTGCCCCACTGGCGGCTCCTGCAGCTGCGCTGGCTCCTGCACCTGCAAAGCCTGCAGATGCACCTCCTGCAAGAAGAGCTGCTGCTCCTGCTGCCCCGTGGGCTGCGCCAAGTGTGCCCAGGGCTGCGTCTGCAAAGGGGCCTCGGACAAGTGCAGCTGCTGTGCCTGA